One genomic window of Pseudomonas aeruginosa includes the following:
- a CDS encoding ankyrin repeat domain-containing protein, translating into MTDSPRPELDMETQEFVHQLFDLARQGNSQRLEQLLQQGLPPNLRNHKGDSLLMLASYHGHADTVRLLLAYKADPDLRNLAGQTPLAGAAFKGDLAMVELLLAGGADVEGASADGKTALMMAAMFNQAEVAASLLAHGARRDAQDAAGLTPLAAARMMNAEATVALLSRPH; encoded by the coding sequence ATGACCGATAGCCCTCGTCCAGAACTGGATATGGAAACCCAGGAGTTCGTCCACCAGCTGTTCGACCTGGCCCGCCAGGGCAACAGCCAGCGCCTCGAGCAACTGCTGCAACAGGGCCTGCCGCCGAACCTGCGCAACCACAAGGGCGACAGCCTGCTGATGCTGGCCAGCTACCATGGCCACGCCGACACGGTACGCCTGCTGCTGGCCTACAAGGCCGACCCGGACCTGCGCAACCTGGCCGGGCAGACACCGCTGGCCGGCGCTGCGTTCAAGGGCGACCTGGCGATGGTCGAACTGCTCCTCGCCGGCGGCGCCGACGTCGAGGGCGCCTCGGCCGACGGCAAGACCGCACTGATGATGGCGGCCATGTTCAACCAGGCCGAGGTCGCCGCCAGCCTGCTGGCCCACGGCGCCCGTCGTGACGCCCAGGACGCCGCCGGGCTGACGCCGCTGGCGGCAGCGCGGATGATGAATGCCGAGGCCACGGTCGCGCTGCTCAGCCGGCCCCACTGA